From Pusillibacter faecalis, one genomic window encodes:
- a CDS encoding flagellar hook-basal body complex protein, translated as MTGAMYAAIAGMKTHMNKLSVIGNNIANVNTNGYKTQRTVFRDALYTMYSSGSDGTATVGGKNPAQIGYGSQVASIDLNMTTSNFAPGNPMDCMLYGDGFFLVGDKDVANVIDPTDPSSLKSLTLTRVGDFQFGPDGYLVDGNGSTVYGFLTVGTDPDGKPIVSDQLVPIRLPRVESVAVNTETGEIIENFDPDNPPADIEWEYRTIVRYPVAAKDDQGAPVSGSDLLNPDVTSSRLEDYWPVDDQGNKVGDTNPLAFAQIDSITIDRASGQITATLKDTDEQISIGFLAVGNVTNPNGVSHTGESYYSCGAGAGDLQVSMLGGIGSTLKTVGGGMLEHVNGSLAPVDANGDPVDLSDKARIGSAGTTKLYTGGLETSNVDLATEISEMITTQRGYQANTRIVTVTDSMLEELVNMKR; from the coding sequence ATGACTGGAGCAATGTACGCGGCGATTGCGGGCATGAAGACCCACATGAACAAGCTGAGCGTAATCGGCAACAATATTGCAAATGTGAACACCAACGGCTATAAAACCCAGCGCACGGTGTTCCGGGACGCATTATATACCATGTACAGCAGCGGTTCCGATGGTACCGCCACGGTGGGCGGCAAAAACCCAGCTCAGATTGGATATGGCTCCCAGGTGGCGAGCATTGATCTGAATATGACCACCAGCAACTTTGCCCCTGGCAATCCAATGGACTGTATGCTCTATGGGGATGGGTTCTTCCTGGTAGGAGATAAAGACGTGGCCAATGTGATTGACCCCACTGACCCCTCCAGCTTGAAGAGCCTGACCCTGACTAGGGTGGGCGACTTCCAGTTCGGCCCGGATGGCTATTTGGTGGACGGCAATGGAAGCACAGTCTACGGCTTTTTAACGGTGGGGACGGACCCGGATGGCAAGCCGATCGTCAGCGACCAACTGGTGCCGATCCGCCTGCCTAGGGTTGAGTCGGTAGCGGTAAACACGGAGACGGGTGAGATTATTGAGAATTTCGACCCCGATAATCCGCCTGCTGACATTGAGTGGGAGTATAGGACCATAGTCCGCTATCCTGTGGCGGCCAAGGATGACCAAGGAGCGCCTGTCAGCGGCAGCGACCTGTTGAACCCGGATGTGACATCCAGCCGTCTGGAGGATTATTGGCCCGTGGATGACCAAGGGAACAAGGTGGGGGACACGAACCCCCTGGCCTTTGCCCAGATTGACAGCATCACCATTGACAGGGCATCCGGACAGATTACCGCCACGCTGAAGGACACAGACGAACAAATCAGCATCGGCTTTCTGGCAGTGGGCAATGTGACAAATCCTAACGGCGTGAGCCACACGGGAGAGTCCTACTATAGCTGCGGCGCCGGCGCGGGAGATTTGCAGGTTTCCATGTTGGGCGGTATTGGCAGCACGCTGAAAACTGTGGGCGGCGGTATGCTGGAGCATGTGAACGGCAGTTTGGCTCCTGTCGACGCGAACGGAGATCCGGTGGATCTGAGCGACAAAGCTAGGATCGGCAGCGCCGGAACCACCAAGCTGTATACCGGCGGTTTGGAGACCTCCAACGTGGACCTGGCGACGGAGATCTCGGAGATGATCACGACCCAGCGCGGTTATCAGGCCAATACACGGATCGTCACCGTGACAGACAGCATGCTGGAAGAGCTGGTAAACATGAAGCGATAA
- a CDS encoding flagellar FlbD family protein translates to MIVLTKRSKEQFVVNHLQIECIESIPEVKITMMNHDFFLVRETVEEIIQKIAEYNAKVQDIHREITVTDRR, encoded by the coding sequence ATGATTGTTTTGACAAAGAGAAGCAAGGAACAGTTTGTGGTGAATCATCTGCAGATCGAGTGCATTGAGAGCATTCCAGAGGTAAAGATCACCATGATGAACCACGACTTTTTTCTGGTGCGGGAAACCGTGGAGGAGATCATTCAAAAAATAGCCGAATACAACGCCAAAGTTCAAGATATTCACCGGGAAATCACGGTGACGGACCGACGTTGA
- a CDS encoding motility protein A, which yields MNLNYIIGVVGALAVCLFGMITTINLGGSPPVSVTPKNLLNFVDPASILITIGCTIFVVVASFPGKMLKEIPKHIKIILSTKRFDPITYIDQLVELAQIARKNGLLSLEEKANEQPDPFFKQAIMMIVDAYDPDKVRSILENDIECMSARHDDAAAMYDKASSVAPAFGMVGTLVGLINMLKGMNLEEGSTNIGSDMGTALITTLYGCILAHMFFGPIATQLRNRDEEEVLCKMIIVEGVMSIQAGENPKFLRERLLTYMEQMQRELASGESSEGGKKSRKKAKKSDQ from the coding sequence ATGAATCTGAACTATATCATTGGTGTGGTGGGGGCCCTGGCTGTCTGCCTGTTCGGCATGATTACCACAATTAATTTAGGAGGAAGTCCGCCGGTCAGCGTAACACCAAAGAACTTGCTGAACTTCGTGGACCCGGCCAGCATCCTGATCACCATCGGATGCACAATTTTCGTTGTGGTGGCCAGCTTCCCGGGAAAGATGCTCAAGGAAATTCCCAAGCATATCAAGATTATTCTCAGCACAAAAAGATTCGACCCCATTACATATATTGACCAGCTGGTGGAGTTGGCCCAGATTGCCAGAAAGAACGGATTGCTGTCGCTGGAGGAGAAGGCCAATGAACAGCCGGACCCCTTTTTCAAGCAGGCAATCATGATGATTGTGGACGCCTATGACCCGGACAAGGTGCGCAGCATCCTGGAAAACGACATCGAGTGCATGTCCGCACGGCATGACGACGCGGCCGCCATGTACGACAAGGCATCTTCTGTGGCTCCCGCTTTCGGCATGGTGGGCACCTTGGTGGGATTAATCAATATGCTCAAGGGCATGAACTTAGAGGAAGGAAGCACCAATATCGGCTCTGACATGGGTACAGCCCTGATCACCACGCTCTACGGCTGCATTCTGGCCCATATGTTCTTTGGACCGATTGCCACACAACTGCGCAACCGGGACGAGGAAGAAGTGCTGTGCAAGATGATCATTGTGGAAGGGGTCATGTCTATTCAGGCGGGTGAGAATCCCAAGTTCCTGAGAGAGCGGCTGCTGACCTATATGGAGCAGATGCAGCGT